The proteins below come from a single Panicum hallii strain FIL2 chromosome 7, PHallii_v3.1, whole genome shotgun sequence genomic window:
- the LOC112900762 gene encoding protein ALP1-like, with the protein MGCHPYQKIAACFKLLATACTPDSLDREFRMSGSVIMESFKHFIQGVVDLFEQRYLHSPNETDIQALLQVAEDRGFPGMLGSLDCMHWVWENCPVAWHGEHRGHTQKPTIILEAVVGPDLWFWHAFFGLPGSLNDINVLHRSPVFYDLASCNAPAVNFTVNGHHYDMGYYLADGIYPDWATLIKGVPSPVTEKQKLFTLKQSAYRKDVERAFGVLQAKFAIVKCPARMFMVADLKNIMSCCIILHNMAVADERGLPLATIDDFEDATAPVLLPRNVLSIQTLIANHKKIEDRGMHHRLQEDLMEHVWNECGSTWAIGPALTAG; encoded by the exons ATGGGATGCCATCCTTACCAGAAGATTGCTGCTTGCTTCAAACTGCTTGCCACCGCCTGCACACCTGATTCTCTGGACCGAGAGTTTCGTATGTCTGGCTCTGTCATTATGGAAAGCTTCAAGCATTTCATCCAGGGTGTGGTTGACCTCTTCGAACAACGCTACTTACACAGCCCAAATGAGACCGATATACAGGCCTTGCTGCAGGTTGCTGAGGACAGAGGGTTCCCAGGAATGCTTGGAAGCTTAGACTGTATGCATTGGGTATGGGAGAACTGCCCTGTTGCCTGGCACGGTGAGCACCGAGGACACACACAGAAGCCAACCATTATACTGGAGGCTGTGGTCGGGCCCGACCTATGGTTTTGGCACGCCTTCTTTGGTCTCCCTGGGTCACTAAACGATATCAACGTTCTCCATAGGTCCCCTGTTTTTTATGACCTCGCCTCTTGTAATGCCCCTGCTGTCAACTTCACCGTGAATGGTCACCATTACGACATGGGGTACTACCTGGCAGATGGCATATACCCGGATTGGGCGACACTAATCAAAGGAGTTCCTAGTCCAGTTACTGAGAAGCAGAAGCTCTTCACTTTAAAGCAGTCTGCTTACAGGAAGGATGTCGAGCGAGCATTCGGTGTGCTACAAGCAAAATTTGCAATTGTCAAATGTCCTGCCAGAATGTTCATGGTAGCAGATTTAAAGAACATCATGAGTTGTTGTATTATCCTGCACAACATGGCAGTTGCGGACGAGCGAGGACTTCCGCTGGCGACCATTGACGACTTCGAAGATGCCACTGCACCTGTACTTCTCCCGAGGAACGTGCTAAGCATACAGACTTTGATAGCAAACCACAAAAAAATCGAAGATCGAGGCATGCATCACCGGCTGCAGGAAGACCTCATGGAGCATGTGTGGAACGAGTGTGGCAGCACCTGGG CGATTGGACCTGCACTTACTGCAGGGTGA